A single genomic interval of Ancylobacter sp. IITR112 harbors:
- a CDS encoding MbcA/ParS/Xre antitoxin family protein, which produces MGLAQYADDGLFAPRRIAEAFRTTSEEIARTAGLGKDAIQRRDRIRSDKTQRRLREMIEVINKVEPRFGSALMAYAWYRSEPLPGFSGQTAMQLVRSGRADDVLDYIDAVDAGVHA; this is translated from the coding sequence ATGGGCCTCGCCCAATACGCGGATGACGGCCTTTTCGCGCCGCGCCGCATCGCCGAAGCCTTTCGGACCACGAGCGAGGAGATCGCCCGCACGGCTGGTCTCGGCAAGGACGCCATCCAGCGCAGGGACCGGATCCGCTCGGACAAGACGCAGCGCCGGCTGCGCGAGATGATCGAGGTGATCAACAAGGTCGAGCCGCGCTTCGGCTCTGCGCTGATGGCCTATGCCTGGTATCGGTCGGAGCCCTTGCCGGGATTTTCCGGTCAGACGGCGATGCAGCTCGTGCGCAGCGGCCGGGCCGACGATGTGCTCGACTATATCGACGCTGTCGACGCCGGCGTTCACGCCTGA
- a CDS encoding ParB/RepB/Spo0J family partition protein produces the protein MHLMKVDPRALRENPDRARQTKATPQADALLLATIKAVGIVQPPVITPETGGGNGYIINAGHRRVRQAIAAGLEEIDVLVADASNDNGAMRSMVENIAREPLNPVDQWRAIERLVALAWTEEAIAIALALNVRRIKQLRLLANVLPAMLDHMAKGDMPDERQLRTIAAASLDEQKEVWKKHKPSKGDPQVSWWSVAQGLQKKRMYARHASFGDDLVQAYGIEWVEDLFAPADEDSRYTTNVEAFLGAQQEWMANNLPKKGIIAESTNWGEVKLPPKAERVHGKPTKSDCTAMYLDRDGRVQSVHYRMPEPRKAKGKAGSDSDSTADDVGVVAKTRPDVTRKGVEMIGDFRTDALREALGRAPIEDDTLMALLILAFAGQNVSVTTGSGGVYYGHSRLAKHAAILFDGEGKLAFDMDTLRVAARSMLVDVFSCRENATNSGIVARIAGATVGADGFLPNMGTDDFLSCLARPALEVSCKDTPVLPRQRVKDTRAALVEHFKEARFVHPSALFAPDATALGAWLSSNAPSEDGDEADEDADGATAEPSDEDGEAFREAAE, from the coding sequence ATGCACCTCATGAAAGTCGATCCGCGCGCGCTGCGGGAAAACCCCGACCGCGCCCGCCAGACCAAGGCAACGCCGCAGGCCGACGCCCTGCTGCTCGCCACCATCAAGGCCGTCGGCATCGTGCAGCCGCCCGTCATCACACCGGAAACCGGTGGCGGCAACGGCTACATCATCAATGCCGGCCATCGCCGCGTGAGGCAGGCGATCGCCGCCGGCCTCGAGGAAATCGATGTTCTCGTCGCGGACGCGTCGAACGACAACGGTGCCATGCGCTCGATGGTCGAGAACATCGCCCGCGAGCCGCTGAACCCGGTGGATCAGTGGCGCGCCATCGAGCGCTTGGTGGCCCTCGCCTGGACGGAGGAGGCCATCGCCATCGCGCTGGCGCTGAACGTCCGTCGCATCAAGCAGCTGCGGCTGCTCGCCAATGTGCTGCCGGCCATGCTCGATCACATGGCCAAGGGCGACATGCCCGACGAGCGCCAGCTGCGCACCATCGCCGCGGCCTCGCTCGACGAGCAGAAGGAGGTCTGGAAGAAGCACAAGCCGTCAAAGGGCGATCCGCAGGTCTCGTGGTGGAGCGTCGCCCAGGGCCTGCAGAAGAAGCGCATGTATGCCCGGCACGCGAGCTTCGGCGACGACCTCGTCCAGGCTTACGGGATCGAATGGGTCGAGGACCTGTTCGCTCCGGCCGACGAGGACAGCCGCTACACCACCAATGTCGAGGCCTTCCTCGGCGCGCAGCAGGAATGGATGGCCAACAACCTGCCGAAGAAGGGCATCATCGCCGAGTCCACGAACTGGGGCGAGGTGAAGCTGCCGCCGAAGGCCGAGCGCGTCCACGGCAAGCCGACGAAGTCGGATTGCACCGCGATGTATCTCGACCGCGACGGCCGCGTGCAGAGTGTGCACTACCGCATGCCCGAGCCCAGGAAGGCCAAGGGCAAGGCGGGGAGCGATTCCGACAGCACGGCGGACGACGTCGGCGTCGTGGCGAAGACCCGCCCCGACGTGACGCGCAAGGGCGTCGAGATGATCGGCGACTTCCGCACCGACGCGCTGCGCGAGGCGCTCGGCCGCGCCCCGATCGAGGACGACACGCTGATGGCGCTGCTCATCCTCGCCTTCGCCGGCCAGAACGTCTCCGTCACCACCGGCAGCGGCGGCGTCTATTACGGCCACAGCCGGCTGGCGAAGCATGCAGCCATCCTGTTCGACGGCGAGGGCAAGCTCGCCTTCGACATGGACACGCTGCGGGTTGCGGCCCGATCGATGCTCGTCGACGTGTTCTCGTGCCGGGAGAACGCCACCAATAGTGGCATCGTCGCCCGCATCGCCGGCGCCACGGTCGGGGCGGACGGCTTCCTCCCCAATATGGGGACCGACGACTTCCTGTCGTGCCTGGCACGCCCGGCACTGGAGGTGTCGTGCAAGGACACCCCGGTCCTGCCGCGTCAGCGGGTGAAGGATACGCGCGCGGCGCTCGTCGAGCACTTCAAGGAAGCTCGCTTCGTCCACCCCTCCGCGCTCTTCGCTCCGGATGCGACGGCGCTCGGCGCGTGGCTGTCGTCCAACGCGCCGTCCGAGGATGGCGACGAAGCCGATGAAGATGCCGACGGCGCGACCGCCGAGCCGTCCGACGAGGACGGCGAGGCCTTCAGGGAAGCCGCCGAATAG